The Danio rerio strain Tuebingen ecotype United States chromosome 1, GRCz12tu, whole genome shotgun sequence genome includes a region encoding these proteins:
- the hikeshi gene encoding protein Hikeshi (The RefSeq protein has 1 substitution compared to this genomic sequence) produces the protein MFGCLVAGRLVQTDAQQVASDKFVFNLPDYEHVNHVVVFLLGTVPFPEGLGGAVYLCVPGGAAGQVWQLLGFITNEKPSAIFRISGLKAGEGSSHPFGMMDAPAAPSMAQVGVSVEGLHLLAQQTPVSSSAVSTLDSFTQFTQKMLDSLFNFTSSFALSQSRMSPNPSEMFIPASSIRRWYENFQRRLMQNPNFWKT, from the exons ATGTTCGGCTGTTTAGTCGCGGGCAGACTG gtgcaGACAGATGCACAGCAGGTCGCCTCTGATAAGTTCGTCTTCAATCTGCCGGATTATGAGCATGTCAATCATGTAGTGGTGTTCCTGCTGGGCACGGTGCCCTTCCCGGAGGGCCTAGGCGGCGCGGTGTACCTGTGTGTGCCGGGCGGGGCAGCGGGGCAGGTGTGGCAGCTGCTGGGCTTCATCACCAACGAGAAACCCAGCGCCATCTTCAGGATCTCCGGGCTGAAAGCAG GTGAGGGCAGCTCTCACCCGTTCGGGATGATGGACGCTCCTGCGGCCCCCTCTATGGCTCAGGTGGGCGTGTCTGTGGAGGGTTTACACCTGCTGGCTCAGCAGACTCCGGTCTCCAGCTCTGCCGTCTCCACACTGGACTCCTTCACACAG tTCACACAGAAGATGCTGGACAGTTTGTTCAACTTCACCTCCTCCTTTGCGCTGTCGCAGTCACAGATGAGCCCGAACCCGTCAGAGATGTTCATCCCGGCCAGCTCCATCCgcagatg GTATGAAAACTTCCAGAGGCGATTGATGCAGAACCCAAACTTCTGGAAGACATGA
- the tmem39a gene encoding transmembrane protein 39A (The RefSeq protein has 2 substitutions compared to this genomic sequence), with translation MPGGRRGPSRQQLSRSALPSLQTLVGGGLSNGAGLRCRSSSAVGLSAPPLTALITPEPVRHSRIPDLPLDSNLLFETLLLLYLLVALLVQYINIYRTVWWSSYSQPTASTSLNFHLMDAHLAVFIAVMLSRRLVWTLLSEVCVACPASPLCYVLLLVVRVCVLTLCGWVLCWTLLNLFRSHSVLKLLFLGYPFGVYVPLCCLHQDGSPAADCGFADADGADGALLQPRDFLTLLRENLRQQLSGTHTHTHTHTCPPSPELIRSEVQQLKTDFNRRIKEVLFNSLLSAYYVAFLPLCFVKSTQYYDMRWSCEHLIMVWINAFVMLMSHLLPPHYCDLLHRCAAHLGRWQRLEPGSCSNTPQHTWSDSTIWPQGVLVRHSRCLYKAVGPYNVALPSDVSHARFYFLFHKPLRLLNVLIGIECSVVVYQLYSLLRSERWNHTLSLGLILVCNYYVLFKLLRDRLVLGKAYSHPLGSAGLGMKRD, from the exons ATGCCCGGGGGCCGCAGGGGCCCCAGTAGACAGCAGCTGAGCCGCTCCGCGCTGCCGTCGCTGCAGACACTGGTGGGCGGCGGCCTGAGCAATGGGGCGGGGCTTCGATGCAG gagCAGCAGTGCGGTGGGTCTGTCAGCTCCGCCCCTCACCGCCCTCATCACCCCTGAGCCGGTCCGTCACTCCCGCATCCCGGATCTCCCTCTGGACAGTAACCTGCTGTTCGAGACGCTGCTGCTCCTCTACCTGCTGGTGGCGCTGTTGGTCCAGTACATCAACATCTACAGGACGGTGTGGTGGTCCTCCTACAGCCAGCCCACCGCCTCCACGTCactg AACTTCCACCTGATGGACGCTCACCTGGCCGTGTTCATCGCAGTGATGCTGTCCCGCAGGCTGGTGTGGACGCTGCTgtcggag gtgtgtgtggCGTGTCCCGCGTCTCCGCTGTGCTACGTGCTCCTGCTGgcggtgcgtgtgtgtgtgttgacgcTGTGCGGCTGGGTTCTGTGCTGGACGCTGCTCAACCTCTTCCGGAGCCACTCGGTGCTGAAGCTGCTGTTCCTGGGATACCC gttcgGTGTGTACGTGCCGCTGTGCTGCCTCCATCAGGACGGCTCTCCCGCTGCCGACTGCGGTTTTGCGGATGCGGACGGGGCCGACGGGGCGCTGCTGCGGCCGAGAGACTTCCTGACGCTGCTGCGGGAGAACCTGCGCCAGCAGCTGagcggcacacacacacacacgcacacacacacctgcccgCCCTCACCTGAGCTCATCCGCAGTGAAGTGCAGCAGCTCAAGACCGACTTCAACCGCCGCATCAAGGAGGTGCTGTTCAACTCACTGCTCAGCGCGTACTACGTGGCCTTCCTGCCGCTCTGCTTCGTcaag agCACTCAGTACTATGACATGCGCTGGTCCTGTGAGCACCTGATCATGGTGTGGATCAACGCGTTCGTGATGCTGATGAGTCACCTGCTGCCGCCGCATTACTGTGACCTGCTGCACCGCTGCGCCGCTCACCTGGGGAGATGGCAGAGGCTGGAGCCCGGATCCTGCAGCAACACCCCGCAGCACAc ctggtCCGACAGCACCATCTGGCCGCAGGGAGTTCTGGTCCGCCACAGCCGCTGCCTGTATAAAGCCGTCGGCCCGTATAACGTGGCTCTGCCCTCCGACGTCTCGCACGCACGCTTCTAC ttcctCTTCCACAAGCCACTGCGGCTGCTGAATGTGCTGATCGGGATCGAGTGCAGTGTGGTTGTGTATCAGCTGTACTCTCTGCTGCGCTCTGAGCGCTGGAATCACACGCTCTCGCTCGGCCTGATCCTCGTCTGCAATTATTACGTGCTCTTCAAGCTGCTGCGCGACCGGCTGGTGCTGGGCAAGGCGTACTCGCACCCGCTGGGCAGCGCCGGCCTGGGCATGAAGAGAGACTGA
- the tmem39a gene encoding transmembrane protein 39A isoform X1 yields MLLHDRSSSAVGLSAPPLTALITPEPVRHSRIPDLPLDSNLLFETLLLLYLLVALLVQYINIYRTVWWSSYSQPTASTSLNFHLMDAHLAVFIAVMLSRRLVWTLLSEVCVACPASPLCYVLLLAVRVCVLTLCGWVLCWTLLNLFRSHSVLKLLFLGYPFGVYVPLCCLHQDGSPAADCGFADADGADGALLRPRDFLTLLRENLRQQLSGTHTHTHTHTCPPSPELIRSEVQQLKTDFNRRIKEVLFNSLLSAYYVAFLPLCFVKSTQYYDMRWSCEHLIMVWINAFVMLMSHLLPPHYCDLLHRCAAHLGRWQRLEPGSCSNTPQHTWSDSTIWPQGVLVRHSRCLYKAVGPYNVALPSDVSHARFYFLFHKPLRLLNVLIGIECSVVVYQLYSLLRSERWNHTLSLGLILVCNYYVLFKLLRDRLVLGKAYSHPLGSAGLGMKRD; encoded by the exons ATGCTGCTCCATGATCG gagCAGCAGTGCGGTGGGTCTGTCAGCTCCGCCCCTCACCGCCCTCATCACCCCTGAGCCGGTCCGTCACTCCCGCATCCCGGATCTCCCTCTGGACAGTAACCTGCTGTTCGAGACGCTGCTGCTCCTCTACCTGCTGGTGGCGCTGTTGGTCCAGTACATCAACATCTACAGGACGGTGTGGTGGTCCTCCTACAGCCAGCCCACCGCCTCCACGTCactg AACTTCCACCTGATGGACGCTCACCTGGCCGTGTTCATCGCAGTGATGCTGTCCCGCAGGCTGGTGTGGACGCTGCTgtcggag gtgtgtgtggCGTGTCCCGCGTCTCCGCTGTGCTACGTGCTCCTGCTGgcggtgcgtgtgtgtgtgttgacgcTGTGCGGCTGGGTTCTGTGCTGGACGCTGCTCAACCTCTTCCGGAGCCACTCGGTGCTGAAGCTGCTGTTCCTGGGATACCC gttcgGTGTGTACGTGCCGCTGTGCTGCCTCCATCAGGACGGCTCTCCCGCTGCCGACTGCGGTTTTGCGGATGCGGACGGGGCCGACGGGGCGCTGCTGCGGCCGAGAGACTTCCTGACGCTGCTGCGGGAGAACCTGCGCCAGCAGCTGagcggcacacacacacacacgcacacacacacctgcccgCCCTCACCTGAGCTCATCCGCAGTGAAGTGCAGCAGCTCAAGACCGACTTCAACCGCCGCATCAAGGAGGTGCTGTTCAACTCACTGCTCAGCGCGTACTACGTGGCCTTCCTGCCGCTCTGCTTCGTcaag agCACTCAGTACTATGACATGCGCTGGTCCTGTGAGCACCTGATCATGGTGTGGATCAACGCGTTCGTGATGCTGATGAGTCACCTGCTGCCGCCGCATTACTGTGACCTGCTGCACCGCTGCGCCGCTCACCTGGGGAGATGGCAGAGGCTGGAGCCCGGATCCTGCAGCAACACCCCGCAGCACAc ctggtCCGACAGCACCATCTGGCCGCAGGGAGTTCTGGTCCGCCACAGCCGCTGCCTGTATAAAGCCGTCGGCCCGTATAACGTGGCTCTGCCCTCCGACGTCTCGCACGCACGCTTCTAC ttcctCTTCCACAAGCCACTGCGGCTGCTGAATGTGCTGATCGGGATCGAGTGCAGTGTGGTTGTGTATCAGCTGTACTCTCTGCTGCGCTCTGAGCGCTGGAATCACACGCTCTCGCTCGGCCTGATCCTCGTCTGCAATTATTACGTGCTCTTCAAGCTGCTGCGCGACCGGCTGGTGCTGGGCAAGGCGTACTCGCACCCGCTGGGCAGCGCCGGCCTGGGCATGAAGAGAGACTGA
- the ildr1a gene encoding immunoglobulin-like domain-containing receptor 1a precursor, with amino-acid sequence MMRGMIRCVLLLLSVLISDVMSIQVILTNQQMSTTLFATVTLRCDYSTSAQLQNVLVTWVYKSFCKDPVLDYYSAAYQSALQLGQNPANDCTDSQRTIRTVAQKLGTNEAVLGAEYRDRKIYIQNKADLVIQEVMWWDNGVYYCKVDAPGDTIGDPDKEMNLIVYNWLTVLLILIGALLLIILFCICCCQCCPQKCCCYVRCPCCPQTCCCPEKAVMQHRLMKEAQRAMTPWMNGQPLYAPMSNHSSSYQMNPLLYAGSTAGKGPMTPLPLPPPQMPVTQMPLMQMPPPSMHGNGSAHGTNQVLDYLENQMRGIDVNSPLLPPPPQHVPQHVPFSAGPPSMLSGLEDVPAKRPRGHPHANSSGSSAYGPRRGPPTSLPRSYSQEDVLEGRRGAGAHRPRSRSRDDLLHTGPQYSPARRGSWSSTDEGSRRGPWGGREYEPGKKPAKRPERFSDKGSRSGNSIII; translated from the exons ATGATGAGGGGAATGATCAGgtgtgtgctgctgctgctgagtgTGCTGATCTCAG atGTTATGTCTATCCAGGTGATTCTGACCAATCAGCAGATGAGCACGACTCTGTTCGCCACGGTGACGCTGCGCTGTGATTACTCCACCTCCGCTCAGCTGCAGAATGTTCTGGTCACCTGGGTTTACAAGTCCTTCTGCAAAGACCCTGTTCTGGACTACTACTCTGCAG cgTATCAGTCTGCTCTGCAGCTGGGTCAGAACCCCGCCAATGACTGCACGGACTCGCAGCGCACCATCCGGACAGTGGCTCAGAAACTGGGCACTAATGAGGCGGTGCTGGGGGCCGAATACCGGGACCGCAAGATCTACATCCAGAACA aggCGGACCTGGTGATCCAAGAGGTGATGTGGTGGGATAACGGTGTGTATTACTGTAAAGTGGACGCGCCCGGAGACACCATCGGAGACCCAGACAAGGAGATGAACCTCATCGTCTACA ACTGGCTGACGGTGCTCCTGATACTCATCGGTGCGCTGCTCCTCATCATCCTCTTCTGCATCTGCTGCTGCCAGTGCTGCCCACAGAAGTGCTGCTGTTACGTGCGCTGCCCGTGCTGCCCGCAGACCTGCTGCTGCCCGGAGAAAG cTGTGATGCAGCACCGGCTGATGAAGGAGGCGCAGAGGGCCATGACGCCCTGGATGAACGGGCAGCCGCTGTACGCCCCCATGAGCAACCACAGCTCCAGCTACCAGATGAACCCGCTGCTGTACGCAG GCTCCACCGCAGGTAAGGGCCCCATGACGCCACTGCCGCTGCCGCCTCCGCAGATGCCCGTCACACAGATGCCCCTCATGCAGATGCCTCCTCCCAGCATGCACGGCAATGGCAGCGCCCATGGCACCAATCAGGTCCTGGACTACCTGGAGAACCAGATGCGGGGCATAGACGTGAACAGCCCGCTCCTGCCCCCTCCACCGCAGCATGTGCCCCAGCACGTGCCCTTCTCCGCCGGGCCACCCAGCATGCTCTCTGGGCTGGAGGATGTCCCCGCGAAGCGTCCCCGTGGCCACCCGCACGCAAACTCCAGCGGCTCCTCAGCGTACGGCCCACGCCGCGGCCCCCCCACCTCGCTGCCGCGCAGCTACAGCCAGGAGGATGTGTTGGAGGGCCGCAGGGGCGCCGGAGCTCACAGACCCCGCTCGCGCTCCAGAGACGACCTGCTGCACACCGGCCCCCAGTACAGTCCGGCCCGCCGCGGCTCCTGGAGCTCCACTGATGAGGGCAGCCGGCGCGGGCCATGGGGGGGCAGGGAGTACGAGCCCGGGAAGAAGCCAGCGAAGCGACCCGAAAGATTCTCT GATAAGGGCTCTCGCAGTGGAAACAGCATCATCATCTGA